A genomic region of Deltaproteobacteria bacterium contains the following coding sequences:
- a CDS encoding CinA family nicotinamide mononucleotide deamidase-related protein, translating into MANAEIVAIGSELLLGQIVDTNSAWMAQRLTALGVNLYFKSVVGDNPGRMKEVIQRAHERADIVITSGGIGPTQDDLTREIVAEVMGRKLIQDPGMLEQVEAHFRRRGRPMTPNNIRQSYMPEGATPVKNPNGTAPSFVVEDQRGIIFSLPGVPVEMKWLFENEVEPYLRKKYNLAEVIHYRVLKIIGIGESAVDDKVGHLIANSSNPTVGVLALPGQVDVRIAAKAANKDEANKMIAPVEAEVRGLLGNAIFAADEETMEHVTGKLLREKNKTVAVYEDMTCGQLAERMQTASTDHFGAGFIANGEKSLRALLANSRAPQNTDALLKNPVELTDELAFAVRKQSGSDFGLALHAIPDPASSGIQNLARGQTYVSLTDGTNFLRRESISAGRGAYDRSRMTLNAIDLLRTALLEGMK; encoded by the coding sequence ATGGCAAACGCGGAAATCGTCGCTATCGGCTCGGAACTTTTGCTCGGCCAGATCGTCGACACCAATTCAGCGTGGATGGCGCAGCGGCTGACGGCGCTCGGCGTGAATCTTTATTTTAAATCCGTCGTCGGCGACAACCCGGGGCGCATGAAAGAGGTCATCCAGCGCGCCCACGAGCGCGCCGACATCGTTATCACCAGCGGCGGCATCGGCCCGACCCAAGATGACCTGACGCGCGAGATCGTCGCCGAAGTCATGGGGCGGAAACTGATCCAGGACCCCGGCATGTTGGAACAAGTGGAAGCGCACTTCCGCCGCCGCGGCCGGCCGATGACGCCGAACAATATTCGCCAGTCCTACATGCCCGAAGGCGCCACGCCGGTGAAAAACCCCAACGGCACCGCGCCGTCCTTCGTGGTCGAAGATCAGCGCGGCATTATTTTTTCACTGCCCGGCGTACCGGTGGAAATGAAGTGGCTGTTTGAGAACGAAGTCGAGCCCTACCTGCGCAAAAAATACAACCTCGCTGAAGTCATCCACTATCGCGTGCTCAAAATCATCGGCATCGGTGAAAGCGCAGTGGACGACAAAGTCGGCCACCTGATCGCCAACTCAAGCAACCCCACCGTCGGTGTGCTCGCCCTACCCGGCCAAGTCGACGTGCGCATCGCCGCCAAAGCCGCCAACAAAGACGAAGCCAACAAAATGATCGCCCCGGTGGAAGCCGAAGTGCGCGGCTTGCTCGGCAACGCGATCTTCGCCGCCGACGAAGAAACCATGGAACATGTCACCGGCAAATTGCTGCGCGAAAAAAATAAAACCGTTGCCGTCTACGAAGACATGACCTGCGGCCAATTGGCAGAGAGAATGCAAACCGCGAGCACGGATCACTTCGGCGCCGGCTTCATCGCCAACGGCGAGAAATCTCTGCGCGCCCTGCTCGCCAACAGCCGCGCCCCACAAAACACCGACGCGTTGTTGAAGAATCCCGTGGAGCTCACCGACGAACTCGCCTTCGCGGTCCGAAAACAATCGGGCAGCGACTTCGGTCTCGCGTTGCATGCCATCCCCGACCCCGCGAGCAGCGGCATTCAGAATCTCGCGCGCGGCCAAACCTACGTTTCGCTGACTGATGGAACCAACTTTCTGCGCCGGGAAAGCATCAGCGCTGGCCGCGGTGCCTACGACCGCTCACGTATGACGCTGAATGCCATTGATTTGCTTAGAACCGCTTTGTTGGAAGGGATGAAGTAG
- a CDS encoding YbjQ family protein, translating to MIEDKMVTTVQELPGYRVKTNLGVVRGIVVRSRSIVGNIGASIQTLFGGNITLYTELCEKARADAHKLMIDHATQLAANAIIGVRYDANEIAPGVTEVLAYGTAVYMEPYRG from the coding sequence ATGATCGAAGACAAAATGGTCACCACAGTGCAGGAGCTGCCAGGCTATCGGGTCAAGACCAATCTTGGTGTGGTGCGCGGCATTGTCGTACGCTCGCGCAGCATCGTCGGCAACATCGGCGCCAGCATCCAAACCTTGTTCGGCGGCAACATCACGCTTTACACCGAGCTTTGCGAAAAAGCCCGCGCCGACGCGCACAAGCTGATGATCGACCACGCAACGCAGCTCGCCGCCAACGCCATCATCGGCGTGCGCTACGACGCCAACGAGATTGCGCCCGGTGTGACCGAAGTGCTCGCCTACGGCACGGCGGTCTATATGGAGCCCTATAGAGGTTAG
- the surE gene encoding 5'/3'-nucleotidase SurE, which produces MILLLSNDDGIQSEGLIALERSLAALGDIYTVAPDRAQSSMSHALTLHRPLRAFDAGPRRLAVDGTPVDCVKLALTGLLPVKPDLVVSGINKGPNLGDDILYSGTVSAAIEGTLLGIPAIAVSLATFENFDFRAAAEFMAELVAHIVRPKIPPGTLLNVNVPPLPKDQLKGWKLTRMGKRHYSENIVERIDPRGGKYYWIGGDDLGFDHDDGTDCVAVHEGFVSVTPLQVDLTNYKLLHESPLASFNWP; this is translated from the coding sequence ATGATCCTGTTGCTTTCCAACGACGACGGCATTCAATCCGAGGGGTTGATCGCGCTGGAGCGAAGCCTGGCCGCGCTTGGAGACATCTACACCGTCGCCCCCGATCGGGCGCAGAGCTCGATGAGCCACGCCTTGACGCTGCATCGGCCGCTGCGCGCGTTCGATGCCGGGCCGCGCCGGCTGGCGGTGGACGGCACGCCGGTGGATTGTGTCAAGCTGGCGCTCACCGGTTTGTTGCCGGTGAAGCCCGATCTGGTTGTCTCTGGCATCAACAAGGGGCCCAATCTCGGCGACGATATCCTTTATTCCGGCACCGTGTCGGCGGCGATCGAGGGGACGCTGCTCGGCATTCCGGCCATCGCCGTGTCGCTGGCAACGTTTGAGAACTTTGACTTTCGCGCCGCCGCCGAGTTTATGGCCGAGCTGGTGGCGCACATAGTGCGGCCGAAGATTCCGCCCGGAACCTTGCTTAACGTGAATGTTCCGCCATTGCCCAAAGATCAGTTGAAAGGCTGGAAGCTCACGCGCATGGGCAAGCGCCACTACAGCGAGAATATCGTCGAGCGCATTGACCCGCGCGGCGGGAAATATTATTGGATCGGCGGCGACGATCTTGGCTTCGACCACGACGACGGCACCGACTGCGTTGCGGTGCATGAAGGATTCGTTTCGGTGACGCCGCTGCAGGTCGATCTCACCAATTACAAACTTTTGCATGAGAGTCCGTTGGCAAGTTTCAACTGGCCGTGA
- a CDS encoding M3 family oligoendopeptidase: protein MTWDLTTYFPEFNGPAMQQFKAAVQSDVDALKRQAATLGVLRADNADAWEDVLLRTEDVARRLSHLGSYIGCLASSDARNEAYQQEEAALVRLRAEAGKLRVELLRAFKESDEQLFGSFIARPALDGAQHYLKRLREDARRSMSTEKEILATELGIDGIQAWGRLYDTVSAKLEFDMVFPDGKSVRTPMAQRRSLTEKPDRRVRKAAFEGGNAAWQTVEDTAASALNAIAGARLTLNRHRGVEHFLDIALFQASITRKTLDAMFEALFANLDIPRRILKLKAKAMGRENIAWYDLGAPLDLPNQERLSWGKAKATVSESFGRAYAALGKFFSEQVIGKNWVDWEPRPGKRPGAYCTGSMLSKESRVFMTFNDSLGDMLTLAHESGHAFHGAVMRELRPYARAYPMTLAETASTFGGNVLMNGILDDPTVSDAQKAMILDIEAGHGAVYLLDIPVRYEFEKAFYEERKAGPLIVSRLKELMAQTQRKILGDVLEVGGEDPYFWASKLHFYITGITFYNFPYTFGYLLSRGLYAMFKEQGASFLPKYEEFLRLAGSDTAENVVKRTVGSDIEKTAFWSEAIHSLQEPTRRLEELLPKVLPQ from the coding sequence ATGACTTGGGATTTAACTACCTACTTTCCTGAATTTAATGGTCCGGCGATGCAGCAATTTAAAGCTGCGGTGCAGAGTGATGTGGATGCCTTGAAGCGCCAGGCAGCTACGTTGGGAGTCCTGCGAGCGGACAACGCGGATGCGTGGGAAGATGTTCTTTTACGCACCGAAGATGTGGCGCGCCGCTTGTCGCATCTGGGTTCTTACATCGGTTGTCTGGCTTCGTCCGATGCGCGCAACGAAGCCTATCAGCAGGAAGAAGCGGCGTTGGTTCGTTTGCGCGCCGAAGCGGGCAAGCTGCGCGTCGAGCTGTTGCGTGCCTTCAAAGAGAGCGACGAGCAGCTCTTCGGCTCGTTCATCGCGAGGCCGGCGCTCGACGGCGCGCAGCATTATCTCAAGCGGCTGCGCGAGGACGCGCGCCGTTCGATGTCGACGGAGAAAGAAATTCTCGCGACGGAATTGGGCATCGACGGCATTCAAGCCTGGGGCCGGCTTTACGACACGGTCTCGGCAAAGCTCGAGTTCGATATGGTGTTTCCCGACGGCAAGTCGGTGCGCACGCCGATGGCGCAGCGCCGCTCGCTGACGGAAAAACCCGATCGGCGTGTGCGTAAAGCGGCGTTCGAAGGCGGCAATGCGGCGTGGCAAACGGTCGAAGACACCGCCGCCAGCGCGCTCAATGCCATTGCCGGCGCGCGGCTGACGCTTAACCGGCATCGTGGCGTCGAGCATTTTCTCGATATCGCGTTGTTTCAGGCGTCGATCACGCGCAAAACGCTCGACGCCATGTTCGAAGCGCTGTTTGCCAACTTGGATATTCCGCGGCGTATTCTGAAACTCAAAGCGAAAGCGATGGGACGCGAAAACATCGCCTGGTATGACCTTGGGGCGCCGCTCGATTTGCCGAATCAAGAAAGACTCTCGTGGGGCAAAGCCAAGGCGACCGTGAGTGAATCGTTCGGTCGCGCCTACGCCGCCCTGGGAAAATTTTTCTCGGAGCAAGTGATTGGCAAGAATTGGGTCGATTGGGAGCCACGCCCCGGCAAACGGCCGGGAGCTTATTGCACCGGCTCCATGCTCAGCAAAGAGTCGCGGGTGTTCATGACCTTCAACGACTCTCTGGGGGACATGCTGACGCTGGCGCACGAGTCCGGCCACGCCTTTCACGGCGCCGTGATGCGCGAGCTGCGCCCCTATGCGCGCGCCTATCCGATGACGCTGGCGGAGACCGCGTCGACCTTCGGGGGAAATGTATTAATGAACGGCATACTCGACGACCCGACTGTGAGTGACGCGCAGAAGGCGATGATCCTCGACATCGAAGCCGGCCACGGCGCGGTCTATTTGTTGGATATTCCCGTGCGCTATGAGTTCGAAAAAGCTTTTTATGAAGAACGCAAAGCCGGGCCGCTGATTGTTTCGCGCTTGAAGGAGCTGATGGCACAGACGCAACGAAAAATTCTCGGCGACGTCCTCGAAGTCGGCGGCGAAGACCCGTACTTCTGGGCTTCGAAGCTGCATTTCTACATCACTGGAATTACTTTCTACAATTTTCCGTACACGTTTGGCTATCTGCTAAGTCGGGGACTGTACGCGATGTTCAAAGAGCAAGGCGCGAGCTTCCTACCGAAATACGAAGAGTTTTTGCGTCTAGCGGGTAGCGATACGGCCGAGAATGTCGTGAAGCGAACAGTTGGAAGTGATATCGAGAAGACAGCATTTTGGAGTGAAGCGATTCACAGCTTGCAGGAGCCAACGCGGCGGTTGGAGGAGTTGCTGCCTAAGGTGTTGCCTCAATAG